CCGGGCGGTCCCCACCCGTGCCATGGTCCGAAGCGACCTCGCCATCCATCATCCTCCTGGCGGAGGGACCTGGACCACGTTCCTTCGGACACGTCGACCCGTCCGCGGCGGGGCGCCCGCATCACCGGAAGACGCGGCGCCGCACCGGGCATGGCCCGCGCGCCGCGGGCCGAGGTCATGAAGGGCTTTCAGCTCCCGCGTGCGTGCAGGGAGGCCAGGTAGGCGTTGTACGCCTCCAGCTCCTTGTCGCCGTCCCGGTCGGCGGCCCGGTCCTTGCGTCGCGCCTGGCGCTGCTCCGAGCGGTACCACTGGAAGAGCAGCGCCAGCAGCACCAGCACCGACGGCACCTCGCTGAACGCCCAGGCGATGCCGCCCGCCGCGGTCTGGTCGGAGAGCGCGTCGATCCCCAGCGAGGCCGGCGGATGCCGGTAGGCCCCGACCAGCGGGGTGGAGGCCATCATGATCGCGATGCCGAAGAAGGCGTGGAAGGGCATCCCCGCGAAGAGCTCCAGCATGCGCAGCACGTAGCCGGAACGGTGAGGTCCGGGGTCCACGCCCATGATCGGCCAGAAGAACACGAGGCCGACCAGCAGGAAGTGCACCATCATCACGGTGTGCCCGGTCCTGGACTGCATCAGGAAGTCGAAGAGCGGCGTGAAGTACAGCCCGTAGAGGCTCGCGATGAACAGCGGGATGGTGAACGCGGGGTGCGTGATGACCCGCATGAACCTGCTGTGCAGCAGCTTCAGCACCAGCTCGCGGGGGCCGGTGCGGCCCCGGCCCGCGACCGGCAGCGCGCGCAGCGTCAGGGTGACCGGCGCGCCGAGCAGCAGGAGGATCGGCGAGAGCATGCTGATGATCATGTGCTGCACCATGTGCACGCTGAACATGACCATGCCATAGTCGTTCAGTCCCGTGCACATCACCACCAGCAGGGTCAGCACGCCCACCGTGAACGCCACGGTCCTTCCCACCGGCCAGCGGTCCCCGCGGCGCACCAGCCGCACCACGCCCCACCCGTACAGCGCCAGCGCCACGAGGCAGGCCACGAGGAAGAACGGGTCGGCGGACCATGCGAGACCGCGGCCCAGCGTGAACGGCGGCAGATCCATCGTCATGCCGTGCCCGCCGTGATCCATCCGCAGGCTCCTGATTCTGGTGGGCGTCCCGGCCCATCGGTCTCACCACCGCCTGAAAGGCGTGGGAGGTGCCCTCCGGGGGGATTGTGTGCAGCTGTCCGAACCAGACTAGGACTGCCGCCCGCGTGGCCGGTGACCGGGGTGCGCCGGGCGCGGCGCGGGGCCCTCAGCCGCCACCCGCCCGGCCGCCGGCGTCACAGCACGCACTCGGCCTCCGCGTACCGCTGGTCGGGCACGGTCTTGAGGGTGTCCACGGCGTCGCCGAGCGGCACCATCTCGATGTCGGTGCCGCGCAGTGCCGTCATGTACCCGAACTGCCCGCGGTGCACGGCCTCCACCGCGTGCCAGCCGAACCGGGTGGCGAGCACGCGGTCGTACGCCGTGGGGGTGCCGCCGCGCTGCACATGGCCGAGGATCACCGGGCGTGCCTCCTTGCCGAGGCGCTCCTCCAGCTCCACGGAGAGCTGCCGGGCGACGCCGGCGAAGCGCTCGTGGCCGTAGACGTCCGTGCCGCCCTCGTCGAAGACCATGGAGCCCTCGCGGGGCTTGGCGCCCTCGGCGGCCACCACGATCGCGAACTTCTTGCCCGCGTCGAAGCGCTCCCGGACCCGGGCGGTCAACTCGTCGACGTCGAAGGGCCGCTCGGGCACCACGATGGCGTGCGCGCCCGCCGCCATGCCCGAGTGCAGCGCGATCCAGCCGGTGTGACGGCCCATGACCTCGACGATCATCACCCGCTGGTGTGACTCGGCGGTGGTCTTCAGACGGTCCAGGGCCTCCGTCGCGACGCCCACGGCCGTGTCGAAGCCGAAGGTGACGTCCGTGCAGGCGATGTCGTTGTCGATGGTCTTGGGGACGCCGACGATGGGCAGGCCCGCGTCGGACAGCATCCGGGCCGCCTTGAGCGTGCCCTCGCCGCCGATCGGAATGATCGCGTCGAGGCCGAGGTCCAAGACGTGGCCCTTGGCGCGCTCCACGCCGTCCCGCAGGTGCTCGGGCTGCACCCGGGAGGAGCCGAGGATGGTGCCGCCGCGGGCCAGGATGCCGCCCACGGCGTCCAGGTCCAGCTTGCGGTAGTCGCAGGTGAGCAGGCCCTTCCAGCCGTCCTGGAAACCTATGACCTCGTCGCTGTGGTCCACGAGGGCGCGGTGCACGATCGAGCGGATCACGGCGTTCAGCCCGGGGCAGTCGCCGCCGGAGGTGAGGACACCCATACGCATAGCCCGGTATACCTTTGCAACGTGGGCCGACGGGCCGGACCACGTCGTCCGGCTGAATCACTGCCAGAGTACCGGCGCACGGCGGCCCCGCCGAACCGCCGTCCGCCTGGTGGACGAGCCCGCGCTCAGGTGTTCGGCAAGGTGCTCAGGCGGGCTGCTGGGCGGCTGCGATGCGCTCGGCGCGCAGGGCCTCGTACCACCGGTCGTCGGCCGGCGGCAGGGCGTTCACGTCGAGCGCCAGCTTCAGCAGCAGGTCCGCGATTCCGGGGTTGCGGGCCAGCACGGGGCCGTGCATATACGTACCGAACACCGTGTCGTTATACGCACCCTCGGTGCCGTCGCCGGTGCCGTTGCCCTTGCCGAGGCGGAGCCGGGCGAAGGGCTTGGCGCCCGGGCCGATCTGGGTGATGCCCTGGTGGTTCTCGAAGCCGGTGAGCTGCGGCAGGCGCAGCTGCGTGTCGATGTCCGCGAGTACGTCCCCGACGCACCGCTCGCCCTCGCCGCGCGTCGAGACCACGTCGAGCAGGCCGAGGCCGGCCTCGCGCTCGCCGAGGTCGTTGACGAACTCGTGGCCGAGGATCTGGTAGCCGGCGCACACCGAGAAGACGATGGCGCCGTTGGCGACCGCGCGGGAGAGGCCGCCGTCGCGGCGCAGCCGCTCGGCCGCGAGCCGCTGCGGGCGGTCCTCGCCGCCGCCGATCAGGTAGATGTCGCCGGAGGTGGGCACCGGCTGGTCGCTGCGCACGTCGATACGGCTGACGGACAGCCGCCGCTGCCGGGCCCGGCGCTCCACGACCAGCACGTTGCCCTGGTCGCCGTAGGTGCTGAGCAGGTCCGGGTAGACCCACACCACACGCAAGCTGTTGTCGCTCATGCTCGAAACGCGTCCTTCTGGGGTTCTCGGGGTCCGGCCTTGCGGGCGCGGCGGTCGTTGCGGACGCGGCGGTCCGGGGCCGGGGTGGTCAGTTGCCGACGCGGCGGCGCAGGTCCTGGAACGCGGTGTAGTTCGCGATGGCCTCGATCCTGCCGGCGGGTGCCGCCTGGACCGCCTCGTCCAGGTCGGCGCAGACCTGGAAGGACTGGTTCGCGACCTCCAGGCGCACCGCCAGGTCGAGCTTGCGGTCGCCGATGACGAAGATCGGATGGCCGGTGAGCCGGGTGTAGTCGACGTCCCACAGCCAGGAGGTGTCGGTGCCGTCCGCGCCGCGGGCGTTCACCGACAGGACGACCGGCGTCGGCGGCTGGTCGATCAGCGAGAACGTCTCCAGCCAGCCGGCCGGGTTCTTCGCCAGCAGCAGCCGCAGGTCGCGGCCGAGGAACTGCACGATGTCGTAGCGTCCGGCGACCGCCTGCACCTGGTACATCCGCTCCAGCGCGACCTGGGGCGGCACGCCGAAGGCGGCGGCGACCGCGGCCGAGGTGGCGGCGTTGGCCTTGTTGGCGCGGCCCGGCAGCTGGAGGTGGATGGGCCAGGCGGAACCCTGCGGGTCGATCACGTGGTCCCCGGCGAGCACCCAGCTCGGAGCGGGCCTGCGGAATCCGCACTCGGCGCAGAACCAGTCGTCGCCCGGGCGCTGCATCACACCGCCGCAGGACGGGCAGGACCAGGCGTCGTCCTTCCACATCTGCCCGGCGGCGACCCAGACGACGTTCGGCGAGGACGAGGCGGCCCAGACGACCAGGGGGTCGTCGGCGTTGGCGATCACGATGGCCTTGGCGCCCGCCAGGCCCTCGCGCCAGCGCTCGGCGAGCATCCGGGTCTCGGCGGCGCGGTCGAGCTGGTCGCGTGAGAGGTTCAGCAGCGCGATGGCCTTGGGCTCGACGTCCCTGGCGACCCCGGCCAGGTACTTCTCGTCGACCTCTATCACGCCGAAGCGCGCGTCCGAGCCGCCCGCGAGTGCCGAGGTGATGCCGGCGGGCATGTTGGCGCCGAGGGCGTTGGAGACGACGGGGCCCGCCGCGCGCAGCGCCTCGGCGATCAGGCGGGTGGTGGTCGTCTTGCCGTTGGTCGCGGAGACCAGCACCACGTCCAGGTGCTGGGCGAGCCGGCGCAGCAGCTCAGGGTCGAGCTTGAGTGCCACCCGGCCGCCGATCACGGACCCGCTCCCGCGGCCCGCTGCACGGGATACCGCCGCGGCGGCCCTGCCCGCCGTCACGGCCAGCCTGGACCGCGGCGACAGCGGTTCCGAGTTGCCTGCCATCGTTGGGGTTCCTCCTTGGGTACAGCGCCGTGCCAGCCCCTGGCGAGTGGGTGCGGCCATCACGTGCCCCTCAGCCTATCGAGATCCGGTCACGGGGCTGAACAACGGCACCGTTACGGATCGGGTCCCGTCCCGCCCGAGCGGTCGCCCGCCGTCCGGGCGGCCGTACCCTTACCGCCATGCGACACGGCTCGATCCCGGGCGCCAGAGGGCGCGTACGACCGCTCGCCCTGTTCGGGGACCCGGTGCTGCACGCGCCGTGTGCGCAGGTCACCGACTTCGGGCCGGAGCTGCACCGGCTGGTCGAGGACATGTACGCGACGATGTACGCCGCTCAGGGCGTGGGTCTTGCGGCCAACCAGGTGGGCCGCGCGCTCGCCGTCTTCGTGTACGACTGTCCGGACGACGAGGAGCGGCGCCATCTGGGGCACGTGGTGAACCCGCGGCTGGTCACGGTGGACGGCGAGGTGGTGCGCGGGCCCGAGGGGTGCCTGTCGCTGCCGGGCGTCGAGGCGGGCACGCCGCGTTACGACCACACGGTGGTGGAGGGGGTCGACGCCCTCGGCGAGCCGGTGGGGATAGACGGCACCGGGTTCTTCGCGCGCTGCCTCCAGCATGAGCTGGATCACGTCGCCGGCGGGGTGTACACGGACCGGGTGACGGGGTGGCGCCGGCGGCGGGTGCTGCGGGCGGCGGCCCGGGTGTCCGGTGAGCGGCTCTCGCAGGGCCCGGATCGCCCCGCGGGCTCGCCCGCAAGCGCCGGACGAGCCTGAGTTCCCGCTTCCCCGGCCCGCGCCGTCCCCGTCAGAAGCGGGGGCCGCCCGCCACGTCGCCGGCCACGGCCAGCCTGCCCCACAGCAGGTCGGCGAGGCTGCGGACCAGTTCGGCGCGGGAGCAGGGGCGGTCGGCGAGCCACCAGTCGCCGGCCGCGTGCATCATGCCGACGATGCCGTGGCCCCAGACGCGCGCGAGCCCCTGGCCGTCGGAGCCGAGGTCGACGCGCTCCTCTATCACCTTCGCCATCTCCTCGCCGAGCCGGCGCAGCAGGGGAGCGGAGTGGCGGCCCACGTCGAATCCGCCCTCGGTCTGGGAACCGCCCTCCGCGGGGTGCATCAGGAAGCGGTACACCTGCGGGCGGGCCTCGATCGCCGCCAGGTAGGTGTCGAGGGTGGCCTCGACCCGCTTGCGGCGCTCCGCCGGCGCGTCCAGCGCGGCGCGCAGGGCCTCCAGAAGGGCGTCCGTGTGCCGTTTGGCGAGCGCCGCGTACAGTCCTCCCTTGTCACCGAAGTGGCGGTAGAGGATCGGCTTGGTGATGCCCGCCTCGGCGGCGATCGCGTTCATCGAGGCGCCAGGGCCGTCACGCAGCACGACCCGGTCGGCGGCCTCGAGCAACTCGCGCCGCCGTTGCTCGGGGGACCGCTGCGGCTCGGCCTGCTGTGTGGTGTCCATGGTTTCTCCCCGCCCGTGGTGAGTCGGTGACGCCTGCGCAAACTAACACTTGCGCCCGGGTCGACCTCGAACGCGCTGCCGGGCGGGAGTGGGACGCTGGGAGTTGACATGCGCTACCGGCCGGTAACATACTCCTGTTACCGTAAGTAATACCGCGGTCGGACAGTGCTGGAGGGGACATGGCGGAGTTCACCATGGAACTCAATGAGGAGCAGAAGGAGGTCCAGGAGTGGGTCCACGGCTTCGCCGCCGAGGTCATACGTCCCGCGGCCGCCGAGTGGGACGAGCGTGAGGAGACCCCCTGGCCGGTGATCCAGGAGGCCGCCAAGGTGGGCCTGTACTCCCTGGACTTCTACGCCCAGCAGTACTTCGACCCCACCGGCCTCGGGCTCCCGATGGCGATGGAGGAGCTGTTCTGGGGTGACGCGGGCATCGGCCTGTCGATCGTGGGCACCGGCCTCGCGGCCGTCGGCGTCCTCGCCAACGGCACCGAGGAGCAGATCGGCACCTGGATGCCCCAGATGTACGGCGACCCGGACGACGTCAAGCTCGCCGCGTTCTGCTCGTCCGAGCCCGACGCCGGCTCCGACGTCGCCGCGATGCGCACCCGCGCCGTCTACGACGAGGCCAAGGACGAGTGGGTGCTCAACGGCACCAAGACCTGGGCGACCAACGGAGGCATCGCCAACGTCCACGTGGTCGTCGCCATCGTCGATCCCGAGCTGGGCTCCAAGGGCCACGCCTCCTTCATCGTGCCGCCCGGCACCCCCGGCCTGTCCCAGGGCCAGAAGTTCAAGAAGCACGGCATCCGCGCCTCGCACACCGCCGAGGTCGTGCTGGAGGACGTGCGGATCCCCGGCTCCTGCCTGCTCGGCGGCAAGGAGAAGCTGGACGAGCGGCTCGCCCGGGCGCGGGAGCGCGCCAAGGGCGGGGAGAGGGTGAAGAACGCCGCCATGGCGACGTTCGAGGCGTCCCGCCCGGCGGTCGGCGCGATGGCGGTCGGCACCGCGCGCGCCGCGTACGAGGTGGCGCTGGACTACGCCAAGACCCGTGAGCAGTTCGGCCGGCCGATCATCGACAACCAGGGCGTGGCCTTCCAGCTCGCCGACATGCGCACCAGCATCGACGCGGCCCGGCTGCTGGTCTGGCGCGCCTCCTGGATGGCGGCGAACGGCAGGCAGTTCACCGCCGCCGAGGGCTCCATGTCGAAGCTGTTCGCGAGCGAGACCGCCAAGCGGGTCACGGCCCAGGCGGTGCAGATCCTCGGCGGCAACGGCTACACCCGCGAGTACCCGGTCGAGCGGATGCACCGCGACGCGGCGATCTACACGATCTTCGAGGGCACCAGCGAGATCCAGCGCCTGGTCATCGCGCGCACGCTGTCGGGGATGCCGATCCGCTGACCAGTAGTACCAGCAAAACGCGCGTAGATTGTGCAAGAGAATGTGCCGCCCTCCGTGAGAACGGGGGGCGGCACAAGCTGTTTCGGAGGTCGCCTCAAACGGCTGTTGGGAGAATTTTGGGAGATCGTTTTCGCGTGGGAGCGAGCGGGGGGTACGGGCCGAACTCCCGGCGATCCACGACGACCTTCAACGAGTCCTCCCAGAGTCCTTGGAGGTACTCGGCGATCGACAGCTCCATCGCCAGCGTCACGTGAGAATACGTGCCCTCGACGCCCTGGAGTACATGCCCCATCCGTGCTTCCACCGCAACCCAAGGCACTTTACCCTCGTCGAGCCAGACCTTCTGTGAGTGGCGCAGCCCGTGCGGCGTGAGCCCCTTGACTCCCAGGACCGGGCGTATAAGGACGGAACCGAGGGCCCGCGCGGTCGCGCCGGGCCAGACTGCCCGGACGGCTACTCCCTCCAGGCGCCGTCCTGGGATCCGGACACGCTGGTGTGCCGCCGCGACGGCGCCCCACCGCCGCCCGACGATGGCGGCAGCACGCCGCAGGCCGCCGGCCTCGACCCGACCCGCCGCCAGTACCCCTGAACCACCACGCCCCCTCTCGCCTTCGGGCGGGAGGGGGCGATTTTGTCGTACACGGGTCACAGGGCTGCTCGGTAGAACACCTTGCTGTCGTCCTGTGGAACACCCAGCGCCTCATACAGGGCGAGCGCAGCCGGGTTATCTGTGTCGGCGGTCCACTCGATTCGCGAGCAGCCCAGGGCCGCGGCCTCTTCGCGGAGTGCCGTCATCAGCGCACGGGCGACACCGCGGCGGCGAGCACCTGCGATGACGAAGAGTTCCTTGAGGAACAAGCTGGTGTCGGCGCCTGCCGCAGGCCAGAGGAGAGAGTAGGAGGCGAGGCCGAGGACCGCAGCGCCCTCGCGGGCAAGGAGAACGGTCGCTACTGGGTGGTCGCCGAACAGGGCGTTCCTGATCTGGCCGAGGTCTCCGGGGACTGCCTGCCCGCCGTAGTACGCCTCGATCTCGCCGAGGATCTCAGAGAGGGCTTCAGCGTCATCCGCTGTCGCTCTGTTGATCTTCACGCCCGCGCTCCGTCTCGCCAGGGGGCAGCGCCAAGATCTCGCGCAGTGCCCGTACCTCGTGCACCTGCTGTGCACCGGGCGGCACCCTAGTTGCGACGTCCTGCGCGCGGTAGATGATCAGAGCTGAGCGGTGCGCGGGAGCAAGGCTGACGATTGTGCGCGTGGCCAGGTCAGCGGCTCCGGCCGGGTCACCATCCAGCGAGGTACACATGGCCGCGTCGAGTGCGACCAAGGCGCGATCCATCCGTTCGGCGTCCGGATACAGCTCCAGTGCCCGATCTTGTTCTGCACGGGCGCGCACGGTCTTCCCGAGGTGCGTCAACGCGTTGCCCATGTGGAAACGCAACTGGTTCTCGCTGTAGCCGAAGGCTGATCCGATCTGCTCGTCTTCGGGCAGGCGTGCGAGCGCACTCTCTGCCGCGGCCAGGGCCTCATCCGCAGCTTCGGCATCACCGAGCCGGGCGTGCGCCCGGGCTTCGAGCGGCGCCGCGAGAGCTGGTCCGACACAGGGCAGGCCGCCGGCGAGCTGCTGTGCGTGGGCGGACAGTTCGACCGCGCCGTAGAAGTCGCCGCCGTAGAAGCATTGGTATGCCTCTTGCGCGTATGCCCAGGACAGCGTGGCTCGATCATCGGCCGCCGCAGCGAACTGCCGTGCCGTGCGCCACCACGACAGCGATCGGTCATCGCCCAGTTTCAGCAACGTCAGAGCTGTGAGCCCTGACATACGAGCTGCGGCCACCAGTAACCGACGACGTACTTGGGGTGGGTGTCGGCGTGTCAGCAGTACCCGCAGGTCCTGGAAGTCGGCGAGCAGTTCAGGGAAGTGCGTCATCTCGGGCCGGTAGCGAGTAGCACGCCCGTGACGGTCCACCGTCCACTCGATCTCATCCAGTGAGCTGTCTGCAAGTGGTCCTGCCGCGAGTGCCTCATGGAGGCCGGCTTGAAGGGCATCAGCCTGCTCCAGCGGCGAGGTTCCGGGACGGACGTCCGCGAGGGCGATCAGTAGACCCTCGGCACCGACCGCCGCGTCAAGAGCGCGAGCCGTCTGCGCTGTCGGCCGCCGTCGACCATTCTCCAAGTCCGCCACGTAGGACTTTCCGCAGGCTGCGAGCGCGGCGACATCGCGCAGGCTACGGCTTCCTCGCAGCCGGCGTAGCGCTTCGCCGAAGGTCTCTGCCATGGGCCTCTCCCGGCGTCCGCCGTGTCCGCACGCTTGCGGACACCAGCGGACACGCTGCATCTGTCGATCACGTTCCGTGCGGAGAACGCTACCCATGACGGCTCGCACCGTCAGCAAAACGGAAGTGATCTGCAAGCGCCCCGGCAGCCGCGCCACACGGCCCCGGGGATGGCCGACTGCGAGGAGTCGACGTGCGCGAACATAACGCCCCTTCAGGGCGGTTGAGAAGTGGGCCTCCGGACATCGAGCCGATGCGCGCTGCCGCTGCCGAGCTGCTCGACGAGGGTGCGCCGCTGCCGCGGTTTGATGACCTCACCGAGCTGACGGCC
The nucleotide sequence above comes from Streptomyces sp. TS71-3. Encoded proteins:
- a CDS encoding cytochrome c oxidase assembly protein; translation: MDHGGHGMTMDLPPFTLGRGLAWSADPFFLVACLVALALYGWGVVRLVRRGDRWPVGRTVAFTVGVLTLLVVMCTGLNDYGMVMFSVHMVQHMIISMLSPILLLLGAPVTLTLRALPVAGRGRTGPRELVLKLLHSRFMRVITHPAFTIPLFIASLYGLYFTPLFDFLMQSRTGHTVMMVHFLLVGLVFFWPIMGVDPGPHRSGYVLRMLELFAGMPFHAFFGIAIMMASTPLVGAYRHPPASLGIDALSDQTAAGGIAWAFSEVPSVLVLLALLFQWYRSEQRQARRKDRAADRDGDKELEAYNAYLASLHARGS
- a CDS encoding 6-phosphofructokinase, which encodes MRMGVLTSGGDCPGLNAVIRSIVHRALVDHSDEVIGFQDGWKGLLTCDYRKLDLDAVGGILARGGTILGSSRVQPEHLRDGVERAKGHVLDLGLDAIIPIGGEGTLKAARMLSDAGLPIVGVPKTIDNDIACTDVTFGFDTAVGVATEALDRLKTTAESHQRVMIVEVMGRHTGWIALHSGMAAGAHAIVVPERPFDVDELTARVRERFDAGKKFAIVVAAEGAKPREGSMVFDEGGTDVYGHERFAGVARQLSVELEERLGKEARPVILGHVQRGGTPTAYDRVLATRFGWHAVEAVHRGQFGYMTALRGTDIEMVPLGDAVDTLKTVPDQRYAEAECVL
- a CDS encoding type 1 glutamine amidotransferase gives rise to the protein MSDNSLRVVWVYPDLLSTYGDQGNVLVVERRARQRRLSVSRIDVRSDQPVPTSGDIYLIGGGEDRPQRLAAERLRRDGGLSRAVANGAIVFSVCAGYQILGHEFVNDLGEREAGLGLLDVVSTRGEGERCVGDVLADIDTQLRLPQLTGFENHQGITQIGPGAKPFARLRLGKGNGTGDGTEGAYNDTVFGTYMHGPVLARNPGIADLLLKLALDVNALPPADDRWYEALRAERIAAAQQPA
- a CDS encoding MurT ligase domain-containing protein codes for the protein MAGNSEPLSPRSRLAVTAGRAAAAVSRAAGRGSGSVIGGRVALKLDPELLRRLAQHLDVVLVSATNGKTTTTRLIAEALRAAGPVVSNALGANMPAGITSALAGGSDARFGVIEVDEKYLAGVARDVEPKAIALLNLSRDQLDRAAETRMLAERWREGLAGAKAIVIANADDPLVVWAASSSPNVVWVAAGQMWKDDAWSCPSCGGVMQRPGDDWFCAECGFRRPAPSWVLAGDHVIDPQGSAWPIHLQLPGRANKANAATSAAVAAAFGVPPQVALERMYQVQAVAGRYDIVQFLGRDLRLLLAKNPAGWLETFSLIDQPPTPVVLSVNARGADGTDTSWLWDVDYTRLTGHPIFVIGDRKLDLAVRLEVANQSFQVCADLDEAVQAAPAGRIEAIANYTAFQDLRRRVGN
- the def gene encoding peptide deformylase gives rise to the protein MRHGSIPGARGRVRPLALFGDPVLHAPCAQVTDFGPELHRLVEDMYATMYAAQGVGLAANQVGRALAVFVYDCPDDEERRHLGHVVNPRLVTVDGEVVRGPEGCLSLPGVEAGTPRYDHTVVEGVDALGEPVGIDGTGFFARCLQHELDHVAGGVYTDRVTGWRRRRVLRAAARVSGERLSQGPDRPAGSPASAGRA
- a CDS encoding TetR family transcriptional regulator, encoding MDTTQQAEPQRSPEQRRRELLEAADRVVLRDGPGASMNAIAAEAGITKPILYRHFGDKGGLYAALAKRHTDALLEALRAALDAPAERRKRVEATLDTYLAAIEARPQVYRFLMHPAEGGSQTEGGFDVGRHSAPLLRRLGEEMAKVIEERVDLGSDGQGLARVWGHGIVGMMHAAGDWWLADRPCSRAELVRSLADLLWGRLAVAGDVAGGPRF
- a CDS encoding acyl-CoA dehydrogenase family protein yields the protein MAEFTMELNEEQKEVQEWVHGFAAEVIRPAAAEWDEREETPWPVIQEAAKVGLYSLDFYAQQYFDPTGLGLPMAMEELFWGDAGIGLSIVGTGLAAVGVLANGTEEQIGTWMPQMYGDPDDVKLAAFCSSEPDAGSDVAAMRTRAVYDEAKDEWVLNGTKTWATNGGIANVHVVVAIVDPELGSKGHASFIVPPGTPGLSQGQKFKKHGIRASHTAEVVLEDVRIPGSCLLGGKEKLDERLARARERAKGGERVKNAAMATFEASRPAVGAMAVGTARAAYEVALDYAKTREQFGRPIIDNQGVAFQLADMRTSIDAARLLVWRASWMAANGRQFTAAEGSMSKLFASETAKRVTAQAVQILGGNGYTREYPVERMHRDAAIYTIFEGTSEIQRLVIARTLSGMPIR
- a CDS encoding GNAT family N-acetyltransferase, whose translation is MKINRATADDAEALSEILGEIEAYYGGQAVPGDLGQIRNALFGDHPVATVLLAREGAAVLGLASYSLLWPAAGADTSLFLKELFVIAGARRRGVARALMTALREEAAALGCSRIEWTADTDNPAALALYEALGVPQDDSKVFYRAAL
- a CDS encoding helix-turn-helix transcriptional regulator — encoded protein: MAETFGEALRRLRGSRSLRDVAALAACGKSYVADLENGRRRPTAQTARALDAAVGAEGLLIALADVRPGTSPLEQADALQAGLHEALAAGPLADSSLDEIEWTVDRHGRATRYRPEMTHFPELLADFQDLRVLLTRRHPPQVRRRLLVAAARMSGLTALTLLKLGDDRSLSWWRTARQFAAAADDRATLSWAYAQEAYQCFYGGDFYGAVELSAHAQQLAGGLPCVGPALAAPLEARAHARLGDAEAADEALAAAESALARLPEDEQIGSAFGYSENQLRFHMGNALTHLGKTVRARAEQDRALELYPDAERMDRALVALDAAMCTSLDGDPAGAADLATRTIVSLAPAHRSALIIYRAQDVATRVPPGAQQVHEVRALREILALPPGETERGREDQQSDSG